CGGCCCGCCGTTCGTTGAGGGCCAGTCGCCGTACTTCTGGACGGTCAACTACGGCAAGAAAAGCGTCGAACTCGACCTCAAGAGTGCGGCCGGACGCGAGGCGCTCTACGACCTGGTGAGCGAGGCGGACGTCTTCCTCCAGAACTACCGGCCGGGAACCGCAGCACGGCTCGACGTCGACGAGGAGACGATCCGATCGCACAACGAAGAGATCGTCTACTGTGCCATTTCGGCGTTCGGCCAGACCGGCCCGTGGCGCGAACGTCCTGGCTACGACCTGATGATCCAGGGGATGAGCGGCATCATGAGCGTGACCGGCGAGGCCGACGGCCGGCCGGTCAAAGTCGGTCTGCCGATGACGGACCTCATCACCGCCATGTGGGCTGCCTTCGGCATCTCGAACGCGCTCTACCGTCGCGAACGCACGGGTGAGGGCGAGTACATCGACCTCGGCATGCTCGAGTCGGCGCTCCCGTGGCTCACCAAGCAGGCCGGCAAGGTGTTCGCCGGCGAGTCCCCCTCGCGCATGGGCACCAAAGACCCCGTCCTCGCGCCGTACCAGACGTTCGAGACCGCCGACGGCTACCTCAACGTCGCCTGCCTCAACCAGAAGCTCTGGCGGGGGATGTGCACGGCAATTGGCCGCGCCGAACTCATCGAGGACGAGCGATTCGAGACCAACGCTGATCGGGTCGAGCACATGGACGAACTCGGGGCCGAACTCGAGACGACGTTCCGGGAGCGAACGACCGACGAGTGGATCGACCTCCTCCTCGAGGACGCCGGAATCCCGGCCGGACCGGTGCTCGAGCCCGAGGACGCCCTCTACAACGAACAGACCGACGCCCGCGAGGCTGTGACGTCGATGGATCACCCCGAGTGGGGCGAGATCCCCGTCGTCGAACACCCGCTCAAGTACGGCCGTTCGGACAGCGGCTTCCAGGGGCCACCGCCGGCGCTCGGCGAGCACAACCGGAGCGTCTTCCGGGCGCTCGGCTACACCGAAGACGAACTCGACGAACTCGCCGAGCGCGGTGCCTTCGGCGAGGAGCACACGCGTGAGGACTGAGGTCTCCGTCGCCGGCGTTGGGATGACCA
This portion of the Natronobeatus ordinarius genome encodes:
- a CDS encoding CaiB/BaiF CoA transferase family protein, producing MDSGDHILDGVRVVDLTTFVTGGFCSLMLANQGAEVIKVERPGAGDDNRHSGPPFVEGQSPYFWTVNYGKKSVELDLKSAAGREALYDLVSEADVFLQNYRPGTAARLDVDEETIRSHNEEIVYCAISAFGQTGPWRERPGYDLMIQGMSGIMSVTGEADGRPVKVGLPMTDLITAMWAAFGISNALYRRERTGEGEYIDLGMLESALPWLTKQAGKVFAGESPSRMGTKDPVLAPYQTFETADGYLNVACLNQKLWRGMCTAIGRAELIEDERFETNADRVEHMDELGAELETTFRERTTDEWIDLLLEDAGIPAGPVLEPEDALYNEQTDAREAVTSMDHPEWGEIPVVEHPLKYGRSDSGFQGPPPALGEHNRSVFRALGYTEDELDELAERGAFGEEHTRED